One Bacteroidales bacterium DNA window includes the following coding sequences:
- a CDS encoding Na+/glucose cotransporter: MATLDWIVLGIFFLALIGIVWWVLKQKEETSVDYFLAGRNAGWFVIGASIFASNIGSEHLIGLAGAGAESGMAMAHWEMHSWLILILGWVFVPFYSRSMVYTMPEFLEKRYGGGSRTVLSLISLVSYVLTKVAVTVWAAGIVFKT, translated from the coding sequence ATGGCAACACTTGACTGGATTGTACTTGGTATTTTCTTTCTTGCCCTAATTGGTATTGTTTGGTGGGTACTCAAACAGAAAGAAGAAACATCTGTTGATTATTTCCTTGCTGGACGCAATGCCGGCTGGTTTGTTATAGGAGCCTCCATTTTTGCTTCCAATATCGGCTCCGAACATTTAATCGGATTGGCCGGTGCGGGAGCTGAAAGTGGTATGGCTATGGCTCATTGGGAAATGCACTCATGGCTCATCCTGATTCTTGGTTGGGTTTTTGTCCCTTTTTATTCAAGAAGTATGGTTTATACCATGCCTGAATTTCTGGAAAAACGCTATGGCGGAGGGTCAAGGACCGTCTTATCACTGATCTCACTTGTGAGTTATGTACTGACAAAGGTAGCTGTAACTGTATGGGCTGCAGGAATAGTATTCAAGAC